One window of Desulfobaculum bizertense DSM 18034 genomic DNA carries:
- a CDS encoding FeoA family protein — protein sequence MGKVMNMRQLQVGQKAVIKTIGAMGELGRRIRDMGLVPGTELVVVGRAPLKDPVALRMKGFTLSLRNNEADHITVEVAE from the coding sequence ATGGGCAAGGTTATGAATATGCGCCAGCTTCAGGTTGGACAAAAAGCCGTTATCAAAACCATCGGAGCGATGGGGGAACTTGGCCGTCGCATCCGCGACATGGGGCTTGTTCCCGGAACTGAACTTGTCGTTGTAGGACGCGCTCCGCTCAAAGATCCTGTTGCCTTGCGCATGAAAGGGTTTACCCTTTCTCTTCGAAACAACGAAGCAGATCACATCACAGTAGAAGTAGCGGAGTAA
- a CDS encoding AMIN domain-containing protein, whose amino-acid sequence MQASLADSPEDVIPNLIIHKRLWWAIAGLIFASLAIWLLTPSKQPAEQGVVREHVSSSAVAPEKQLQTEIKVSSRRGESYPPSQKDTPQDYSQTLRMAPRHEKAQEPAPSTPQPKTQTLPQSPSDTHKMAPKQDSPAKPRPDSPDLSQSMASPDASQTVSSLSSQNILFQPEISAQGGQVHSIIFRSTSPLPELHTFSLKTPPRFIIDIDGSWTYRGRKHIAMQQGNLRAIRMGYHPDKIRIVLDLVSHSQKLPLVNTSDKGLHVQFKK is encoded by the coding sequence TTGCAGGCGTCTCTGGCAGATTCACCGGAGGACGTCATTCCGAATCTCATCATTCATAAACGACTATGGTGGGCCATTGCGGGCCTTATTTTTGCGTCACTGGCAATCTGGCTTCTGACGCCCTCCAAGCAGCCTGCAGAACAGGGCGTTGTTCGTGAGCACGTCTCCAGCTCTGCGGTTGCCCCCGAAAAACAGCTCCAGACAGAAATCAAAGTCAGCTCACGCCGTGGCGAGAGCTATCCGCCAAGCCAAAAGGACACCCCGCAGGACTACTCTCAAACCCTGCGCATGGCTCCTCGCCATGAAAAAGCTCAGGAACCTGCCCCAAGCACACCGCAGCCCAAAACACAAACGCTCCCGCAAAGTCCTTCTGACACCCACAAAATGGCACCAAAGCAGGACAGCCCGGCAAAGCCACGTCCAGATTCACCAGATCTTTCCCAAAGTATGGCCAGCCCTGATGCCTCCCAGACGGTCAGCTCACTGAGCAGTCAAAATATCCTGTTCCAGCCAGAAATTTCTGCACAGGGTGGACAGGTTCACAGCATCATCTTCCGCTCGACATCTCCCCTGCCCGAACTCCACACCTTCTCGCTCAAGACGCCCCCCCGTTTCATTATAGACATAGATGGGAGCTGGACATACCGGGGACGAAAGCACATTGCCATGCAGCAAGGCAACCTGCGTGCAATTCGCATGGGATACCATCCAGACAAAATTCGCATCGTCCTTGACCTTGTGAGCCACAGCCAGAAACTCCCTCTGGTAAACACAAGCGACAAGGGGCTTCACGTCCAGTTCAAAAAATAA
- a CDS encoding FeoA family protein, whose product MTKRPKHLTFILIEINSQRMWKRKCHRHCRKSRALCEYPGGSQVAIADIQGCPRQRCRLLAMGLTPGTRAEICRHNAGSCCLRVRNCDLILGEDMAQYVMATPVQDQDRQTA is encoded by the coding sequence ATGACGAAGCGCCCGAAGCACTTGACATTCATTCTCATTGAAATTAATTCTCAACGCATGTGGAAACGTAAATGTCATCGTCATTGCCGAAAGAGCCGCGCCCTTTGTGAATATCCCGGCGGCAGTCAGGTAGCCATTGCGGATATTCAGGGATGCCCCCGTCAGCGGTGCAGACTCCTTGCCATGGGTCTCACGCCTGGGACGCGCGCTGAAATTTGCAGGCACAATGCTGGCTCATGCTGCTTGCGAGTTCGCAACTGCGACCTTATCCTTGGTGAAGACATGGCCCAGTACGTTATGGCGACTCCAGTACAGGATCAGGATCGCCAAACTGCATAA
- the feoB gene encoding ferrous iron transport protein B yields MAERISMALAGNPNAGKTTLFNAITGARQHVGNYPGITVEKKEGRATINGYDFHIIDLPGTYSLTAYTQEEIVSRNVLVDERPDVVVDVLNASAIERNLYLAVQIMEMGIPVVLALNMMDEARSHGMSIDVPELSKRLGMPVVETVGRTGEGVPELLTQTADFAVENRGKNEPLNISYGPDLDPVLREMTELIESAHFMGDRYPARWLALKYLENDEEILANGNAADSDFSTRLLHLSADVADHCQKTLNTYPEAIIADYRYGFITSLLKHGVLERRTDQARVDLSDRLDHVLTHRFMGPIGMVLVLLAVYKVTFTVGEIPMGWMESLFGWMGDMATAIIPDGLLRSMVVSGIIDGVGGVLSFVPLILLIFLFISFLEDSGYMARIAYMLDRVFRVFGLHGCSVMPFIVSGGIAGGCAVPGVMAARTLRSRREKLATLLTAPFMTCGAKLPVFILLIGVFFPEHQAPALFAITMLGWAAALFVSKLLRSTVIKGPSTPFVMELPPYRFPTVRGMLIHTWERTWQYIKKAGTVILAISVLLWALMTFPGPSAEQHAAFDAKLESGIAEIQQTVPAAEQDKAIASLTAQIESERGETRLRNSFAGRIGTGVEGISQLSGFDWRTNIALIGGVAAKEIIISTLGTAYSLGGDADTESSLASRLKSNPDWNPLRAVALIVFILLYSPCFVTLVAIRGEAGSWKWAMFSLFFNTAFAFALSTLVYQGGKALGLG; encoded by the coding sequence ATGGCCGAGAGGATTTCGATGGCACTGGCGGGCAACCCCAATGCTGGAAAAACAACTCTTTTTAATGCCATCACTGGCGCTCGCCAGCATGTTGGCAACTATCCGGGCATCACCGTCGAAAAAAAAGAAGGCCGCGCCACCATCAATGGCTACGACTTTCACATCATTGACCTGCCCGGCACCTACTCCCTGACCGCATATACGCAGGAAGAAATCGTCTCCAGAAACGTGCTGGTTGACGAACGTCCCGACGTTGTTGTGGACGTCCTTAACGCCTCTGCCATTGAGCGCAACCTCTATCTTGCTGTTCAGATTATGGAAATGGGCATCCCGGTTGTTCTGGCCCTAAACATGATGGACGAAGCCCGTAGCCACGGCATGAGCATTGACGTCCCGGAGCTGAGCAAACGTCTTGGCATGCCTGTTGTTGAGACCGTTGGACGAACGGGCGAAGGCGTGCCCGAGCTGCTCACGCAGACCGCAGACTTTGCCGTTGAAAACCGGGGCAAAAACGAGCCACTCAATATTTCTTACGGTCCAGATCTCGATCCTGTCCTTCGAGAGATGACCGAGCTGATCGAGTCAGCGCACTTCATGGGGGACCGCTACCCCGCCCGCTGGCTGGCCCTCAAGTACCTTGAAAATGACGAAGAGATTTTGGCAAATGGCAATGCCGCAGACAGCGACTTTTCTACACGCCTGCTGCACCTTTCCGCAGACGTTGCCGATCACTGTCAAAAGACACTCAACACCTACCCAGAAGCCATTATTGCAGACTACCGTTATGGCTTTATCACCTCGCTTTTGAAGCACGGTGTTCTGGAGCGCCGCACAGATCAGGCCCGCGTCGACCTTTCCGACCGCCTTGACCATGTGCTGACCCACCGCTTCATGGGACCCATCGGCATGGTGCTGGTCCTTCTTGCGGTGTACAAAGTGACCTTCACTGTTGGTGAAATTCCAATGGGCTGGATGGAAAGCCTCTTTGGCTGGATGGGCGACATGGCTACAGCCATCATCCCGGACGGCCTGCTCCGCTCTATGGTCGTTTCAGGCATTATTGACGGTGTAGGTGGCGTTCTGAGCTTTGTTCCGCTTATTCTCCTAATTTTCCTTTTTATTTCTTTCCTCGAAGACTCAGGATACATGGCCCGCATTGCCTATATGCTGGACCGCGTTTTTCGCGTTTTTGGGCTGCATGGCTGCTCGGTCATGCCGTTCATTGTGTCCGGTGGCATCGCTGGTGGCTGTGCCGTTCCTGGAGTCATGGCCGCACGAACCCTGCGCAGCCGTCGCGAAAAGCTGGCAACACTCCTCACCGCGCCATTTATGACCTGTGGTGCAAAGCTGCCTGTCTTTATCCTGCTCATTGGGGTGTTCTTCCCAGAGCATCAGGCTCCCGCACTTTTTGCCATTACCATGCTGGGCTGGGCCGCAGCACTTTTTGTATCCAAGCTGCTCCGCTCAACAGTCATCAAGGGCCCCAGCACTCCTTTTGTCATGGAGCTTCCGCCCTACCGTTTCCCAACCGTACGCGGCATGCTTATCCACACATGGGAACGGACATGGCAGTACATCAAAAAGGCGGGCACAGTTATTCTGGCCATTTCCGTGTTGCTCTGGGCGCTTATGACCTTCCCCGGTCCCAGCGCAGAACAGCACGCAGCCTTTGATGCCAAGCTGGAGTCCGGCATTGCCGAAATTCAGCAAACCGTCCCGGCAGCAGAACAGGACAAGGCCATTGCCTCGCTCACAGCACAGATTGAGTCTGAACGCGGAGAAACCCGCCTGCGCAACTCCTTTGCTGGCCGCATTGGTACTGGTGTCGAGGGCATCTCTCAGCTCTCCGGCTTTGACTGGCGCACAAACATTGCCCTTATCGGCGGCGTCGCAGCCAAGGAAATTATTATTTCCACCCTTGGCACGGCTTACTCCCTTGGTGGAGACGCCGACACGGAAAGCTCTCTGGCAAGCCGCCTCAAGTCGAATCCGGACTGGAATCCGCTTCGGGCCGTTGCGCTGATTGTTTTTATTCTGCTCTACTCCCCATGCTTTGTAACTCTGGTCGCCATTCGTGGCGAAGCAGGCTCATGGAAATGGGCAATGTTCTCGCTGTTCTTCAACACAGCCTTTGCTTTTGCCCTGTCCACTCTGGTCTATCAGGGTGGCAAAGCTCTTGGGCTTGGCTAG